The following proteins are encoded in a genomic region of Arachis ipaensis cultivar K30076 chromosome B02, Araip1.1, whole genome shotgun sequence:
- the LOC107623691 gene encoding LOW QUALITY PROTEIN: E3 ubiquitin-protein ligase SINAT3 (The sequence of the model RefSeq protein was modified relative to this genomic sequence to represent the inferred CDS: inserted 1 base in 1 codon), whose protein sequence is MESGDSNSTVSSLIMMDDEDVHHPHHNHHHHQYSSSINKVHHSSGGGSTATSVHELLECPVCTNSMYPPIHQCHNGHTLCSTCKTRVHNRCPTCRQELGDIRCLALEKIAESLELPCRYSSLGCPEIFPYYSKLKHESLCNFRPYNCPYAGSDCSIVGDIPYLVAHLRDDHRVDMHSGCTFNHRYVKSNPMEVENATWMLTVFHCFGQYFCLHXXXXXXXXGDERDARSYSYSLEVGGNGRKLTFEGSPRSIRDSHKKVRDSHDGLIVYRNMALFFSGGDRKELKLRVTGRIWKEQQNPESGVCIPNLCS, encoded by the exons ATGGAATCTGGTGATAGTAATAGTACTGTATCATCATTGATCATGATGGATGATGAAGATGTGCATCATCCACAtcacaatcatcatcatcatcagtatTCTTCTTCAATCAACAAGGTTCATCATAGCAGTGGTGGTGGTTCCACAGCTACAAGTGTTCATGAGCTTCTTGAGTGTCCTGTTTGCACAAATTCAATGTACCCTCCAATCCATCAG TGCCACAATGGACATACCCTTTGTTCAACTTGTAAGACAAGGGTACATAACCGGTGTCCTACTTGTAGACAAGAACTCGGTGACATAAGGTGTTTGGCGTTGGAGAAGATTGCGGAATCACTAGAATTGCCTTGCAGATATAGCTCTCTTGGCTGTCCAGAGATATTTCCATATTACAGCAAACTCAAACATGAGTCTCTTTGTAACTTCAGACCTTACAACTGCCCCTACGCCGGATCGGATTGCTCTATTGTCGGGGATATTCCGTACCTTGTTGCTCATTTAAGGGATGATCATAGGGTTGATATGCATTCTGGATGCACTTTTAACCATCGTTATGTCAAGTCTAATCCGATGGAAGTCGAAAACGCCACGTGGATGCTGACT GTCTTCCACTGTTTTGGTCAGTACTTCTGTCTCC TTNNNNNNNNNNNNNNNNNNNNNGGCGACGAAAGAGATGCACGGAGCTATAGCTACAGCTTGGAGGTAGGAGGAAACGGCCGGAAACTAACCTTCGAGGGCAGTCCTAGAAGCATAAGAGATAGCCACAAGAAGGTTAGAGATAGCCATGACGGCCTCATTGTATACCGAAACATGGCGCTTTTCTTCTCCGGTGGGGACCGGAAAGAGCTGAAGCTGAGAGTAACTGGAAGGATATGGAAAGAACAGCAAAACCCGGAAAGTGGTGTGTGCATACCAAATCTGTGCAGCTAG
- the LOC107623680 gene encoding uncharacterized protein LOC107623680, protein MAVLNVSTFSIFCNPKTLSDTKFPSKYSNKPRFHRTPLFSPHFFSSKTTKFQTFAQFGRPTNRRNYLRKKLLHDNHHRVSPNKPITDPPPSEFHEKSSSFNNGVEDSVSEGTKVENFEVEKQQKSKFSLGESVMLNKLENWVEQYKKDFEYWGIGSGSIFTVYEDSNGGVKRVIVDEDEILRRNKVDREVIEEFPEVIYKISNAKNMAREMEKGNNVISRNSSVAKFVVQGEEVAESGFFSGVGGFIAQPGLLPKISRVGGRVLCVMLVMWAVKKLFTIGGEEVEYTGMEKEMMRRKIKARKEKEVLVKGAIEVIPEQSESLTMDIKKPKLDKDQLKNNILKAKATADKLAVQGSSAKVTSKTTHFDYKVQEIQEMARQARRIEAREKSQVSKDTDRNGPVIEESSNEMEVVQKNDEKDQDEVERKTTDSNAILESASVEDTGIIDSSVSHGVIQDECNAHASDILVQGDTETNKQELEFTNNSVRAKDGEGNHQPLAMPINGSSVTNESFVEMKPRIIRSVKEAREYLSKKHDKQDPDTVSTNFEHVKEDYDSMPSSNIDFNGQTSEMNGIVSRTDDLSEISDSKSLTNSAEDSDHADKEFGPTMKENPDTGIESGGDLQNSETTLESEVNGTSADITLSIKAENQLEENLNEDELMSNQTISDSLNEISESKPAINASEDSDQNNKEFNLAKDVYKDFGFELEAEELRKSEITLDHEVNGGSTEKRASAKTENWLEKNFHEVEPILKQIGEGFRDNYMVARERVDQPLGIPTEMESLGFENGGELDWMQDDHLRDIVFRVRDNELSGRDPFYSMNAEDKEAFFRGLEKKVEIENKKLSHIHEWLHANIENLDYGADGISIYDPPEKIIPRWKGPPVEKVPEFLNQFLEQRKTNSTQNLNPVKKDENCSTKVSAHSSSKEKVDGSKAPSKKLKKPRTIIEGSDGSVKVGKKSGKEYWQHTKKWSQGFLDSYNAETDPEVKATMKDIGKDLDRWITEKEIEEAADLMNRLPERNKSFMEKKLNKLKREMELFGPQAVVSKYREYADDKEEDYLWWLDLPHVLCIEMYTIDDGEERVGFYALEMASDLELEPKPNHVIAFQNASDCKNFCYIIQAHLEMLGKGNAFVVARPPKDAFREAKANGFGVTVIRKGELQLNIDQPLEEVEEQITEIGSKMYHDMMMKERSVDINSIMKGVFGFGDSTTKRLKRRLKKPRNG, encoded by the exons ATGGCCGTTCTCAATGTTTCAACATTTTCAATCTTCTGCAACCCCAAAACTCTCAGCGACACAAAATTCCCATCAAAATACAGCAACAAACCCAGATTTCACAGAACCCCATTATTCTCTCCCCATTTTTTCAGCTCAAAGACTACAAAGTTTCAAACTTTTGCCCAATTTGGACGACCCACCAACCGCCGCAACTATCTCAGGAAGAAGCTCCTCCATGATAACCACCACCGGGTAAGTCCCAATAAGCCTATCACTGATCCACCACCCTCTGAATTCCACGAAAAATCTTCTAGTTTCAATAATGGGGTCGAAGATAGTGTTTCTGAGGGCACTAAAGTTGAAAACTTTGAAGTGGAAAAACAACAAAAGTCTAAGTTTTCTTTGGGTGAGTCTGTTATGTTGAATAAGTTAGAGAATTGGGTTGAACAGTATAAGAAGGATTTTGAGTATTGGGGTATAGGTTCTGGCTCTATATTCACTGTTTATGAGGATTCCAATGGTGGTGTCAAAAGGGTAATTGTTGATGAAGATGAGATATTGAGAAGGAACAAGGTTGATAGGGAAGTGATTGAGGAATTCCCTGAAGTGATTTATAAGATTTCGAATGCTAAGAACATGGCTAGGGAAATGGAGAAAGGCAATAATGTAATTTCAAGGAATAGTTCTGTGGCTAAGTTTGTTGTTCAAGGGGAGGAGGTGGCAGAGAGTGGTTTTTTTAGTGGTGTTGGTGGCTTTATTGCTCAACCAGGATTGCTTCCAAAGATTTCGCGGGTTGGCGGCCGAGTATTGTGTGTCATGCTTGTGATGTGGGCAGTGAAGAAGTTGTTTACTATTGGAGGTGAGGAGGTCGAGTACACGGGGATGGAGAAGGAAATGATGAGGAGGAAGATCAAGGCGAGGAAGGAGAAAGAGGTTTTGGTGAAGGGTGCCATTGAGGTTATTCCCGAGCAGTCGGAGTCACTGACAATGGACATTAAGAAGCCCAAGCTAGATAAGGATCAACTTAAGAACAATATTCTTAAGGCTAAGGCTACTGCTGATAAACTTGCGGTACAAGGTTCGTCTGCTAAAGTGACAAGTAAAACTACGCATTTCGACTATAAAGTTCAAGAAATTCAAGAAATGGCTAGGCAGGCACGGAGAATTGAGGCTAGAGAAAAGTCTCAAGTTAGTAAAGATACTGATAGGAACGGTCCTGTGATTGAGGAGTCATCCAATGAGATGGAAGTTGTACAAAAGAATGATGAGAAAGATCAAGATGAAGTTGAAAGAAAAACAACAGATAGTAATGCAATTTTGGAATCAGCATCTGTTGAGGACACAGGAATTATTGATAGTTCAGTATCGCATGGGGTAATTCAGGATGAATGCAATGCGCATGCTTCAGATATCCTAGTTCAAGGTGATACAGAGACCAATAAACAGGAACTAGAGTTTACCAATAATAGTGTAAGAGCAAAGGATGGAGAAGGCAACCACCAACCCTTGGCTATGCCTATTAATGGCTCATCTGTGACAAATGAAAGCTTTGTGGAAATGAAACCAAGGATCATACGGTCTGTAAAGGAAGCTAGGGAGTATCTTTCAAAGAAACATGACAAACAAGATCCTGATACTGTATCAACAAATTTTGAACATGTGAAAGAGGATTACGATTCTATGCCGTCGAGTAATATTGACTTTAATGGCCAAACATCGGAGATGAATGGAATTGTGTCCAGAACTGATGATTTAAGTGAAATATCAGATTCTAAGTCTTTAACAAATTCTGCTGAAGATTCTGATCATGCGGATAAAGAATTTGGTCCAACAATGAAAGAAAACCCCGACACCGGTATTGAATCCGGAGGAGACCTTCAAAATTCTGAGACTACCTTAGAAAGTGAAGTTAATGGCACTAGTGCAGATATAACGCTATCTATAAAGGCAGAAAATCAGCTAGAGGAAAACTTAAATGAAGATGAGCTCATGAGCAATCAAACTATAAGTGATTCTTTGAATGAAATATCAGAATCTAAACCTGCCATAAATGCCAGTGAAGATTCTGATCAGAACAATAAGGAATTCAACCTGGCAAAGGATGTCTACAAAGACTTTGGTTTTGAACTTGAAGCAGAAGAACTTCGAAAGTCTGAGATCACTTTAGATCATGAAGTTAATGGTGGTAGCACAGAGAAAAGGGCATCTGCAAAGACAGAAAATTGGCTGGAGAAAAACTTCCATGAAGTTGAGCCCATACTTAAGCAAATTGGAGAAGGATTTAGAGATAATTACATGGTTGCAAGAGAGAGAGTTGATCAACCTCTAGGTATTCCCACTGAGATGGAATCACTCGGATTTGAAAATGGTGGAGAACTTGATTGGATGCAAGATGATCATCTTAGGGACATTGTTTTTCGAGTCCGAGATAATGAACTATCTGGACGAGATCCATTTTATTCGATGAATGCTGAAGATAAAGAAGCCTTCTTCAGAGGTCTTGAGAAGAAAgtggaaatagaaaataaaaaactctCTCACATCCATGAATGGCTCCATGCAAATATTGAGAATCTTGATTATGGAGCAG ATGGCATTAGTATATATGATCCACCGGAGAAAATAATTCCCCGTTGGAAAGGACCCCCTGTGGAGAAAGTTCCGGAGTTTCTAAATCAATTCCTAGAACAAAGAAAGACAAATTCCACCCAAAATTTGAACCCTGTGAAGAAGGATGAAAATTGCTCTACAAAAGTATCAGCACATTCATCTTCCAAAGAAAAGGTTGATGGTTCTAAAGCACCAAGTAAGAAGTTGAAGAAACCGAGGACTATTATTGAAGGAAGTGATGGATCTGTGAAAGTTGGCAAAAAGTCAGGGAAGGAATATTGGCAGCACACAAAGAAATGGTCCCAAGGTTTCCTGGATTCTTACAATGCCGAAACAGACCCAGAAGTTAAGGCCACAATGAAGGATATTGGGAAGGATTTGGATCGTTGGATCACCGAGAAAGAAATCGAGGAAGCAGCTGATCTGATGAACAGGTTACCTGAGAGGAACAAGAGTTTCATGGAAAAGAAACTCAACAAACTTAAAAGGGAGATGGAATTGTTCGGACCACAAGCCGTAGTCAGTAAATATCGCGAATATGCAGATGATAAAGAAGAAGATTACTTGTGGTGGTTAGATCTTCCACATGTGCTG TGCATTGAGATGTACACAATTGATGATGGAGAAGAGAGAGTGGGATTTTATGCATTGGAGATGGCTTCTGATCTTGAATTGGAACCTAAGCCGAACCATGTGATCGCCTTCCAAAATGCAAGTGACTGCAAAAACTTTTGTTACATAATTCAGGCTCATCTGGAAATGCTTGGGAAAGGCAATGCATTCGTCGTTGCTCGGCCTCCAAAG GATGCTTTCCGAGAAGCTAAAGCGAATGGATTTGGTGTCACGGTCATCAGGAAAGGCGAGCTTCAACTCAACATAGACCAGCCACTAGAAGAAGTGGAGGAACAAATCACTGAGATTGGCAGCAAAATGTATCATGATATGATGATGAAGGAGAGGTCTGTGGATATAAACTCAATAATGAAGGGTGTGTTTGGTTTCGGTGACAGTACCACCAAGAG GTTAAAGCGGCGGTTGAAGAAACCCAGAAACGGGTGA
- the LOC107623706 gene encoding aspartyl protease family protein 2 (The sequence of the model RefSeq protein was modified relative to this genomic sequence to represent the inferred CDS: added 37 bases not found in genome assembly), whose translation MEEKKAKAKAFLLFFFFSVFITLSTATKETQTLILHPLPSQPTLYWPELETEQPDPEPESASLSVSLHHIDALSSNKTPHELFTQRLQRDAARVKIVTSFVSKAPFSSSPKNQTGFGSQPGFSFSSSVISGLAQGSGEYFTRLGVGTPPRYLYMVLDTGSDVVWLQCAPCKKCYSESDPVFDPKGSRTFAPVPCGSPLCRQLDSPGCDARKKVCEYQVSYGDGSFTVGDFATETLTFRRRASVPRVALGCGHDNEGLFVGAAGLLGLGRGMLSFPTQAGARFNNKFSYCLVDRAASSKPSSMVFGDLAVSRAARFTPLLKNPKLDTFYYVELLGISVGGVLVRGISASLFRLDRTGNGGVIIDSGTSVTRLTRPAYEALRDAFRVGAARLKRAPEYSLFDTCFDLSGMTQVKVPTVVLHFRGADVSLPAGNYLIPVDDKGTYCFAFAGTMSGLSIIGNIQQQGFRVVFDLAGSRIGFAPRGCA comes from the coding sequence tcttcttcttcttctcagtgTTCATCACACTCTCCACCGCCACCAAAGAAACCCAAACCCTTATCCTCCACCCACTCCCATCTCAACCCACCCTCTATTGGCCCGAACTCGAAACCGAGCAACCCGACCCGGAACCCGAATCAGCTTCGCTCTCTGTCTCTCTTCACCACATCGATGCACTCTCTTCCAACAAAACACCGCACGAATTGTTTACCCAAAGGCTCCAAAGGGACGCTGCTAGGGTCAAAATCGTAACTTCCTTCGTCTCCAaagctccattttcttcttcaccCAAGAACCAAACCGGGTTCGGATCACAACCCGGTTTCAGCTTCAGCAGCTCAGTCATTTCGGGTTTGGCTCAGGGCAGCGGCGAGTACTTCACGCGCCTCGGCGTCGGAACGCCGCCACGCTACCTCTACATGGTGCTCGACACCGGAAGCGACGTCGTTTGGCTCCAATGTGCGCCGTGCAAGAAGTGCTACTCAGAGTCCGACCCAGTTTTCGACCCGAAAGGGTCCCGGACCTTTGCCCCAGTACCCTGCGGTTCTCCGCTCTGCCGGCAGCTGGACTCGCCGGGATGCGACGCCCGGAAAAAGGTGTGCGAGTATCAGGTCTCATATGGAGACGGGTCCTTCACCGTCGGCGATTTTGCCACTGAGACATTGACTTTCCGGCGACGCGCCAGCGTCCCGCGCGTGGCCTTAGGCTGTGGACATGACAACGAGGGGCTCTTTGTTGGGGCTGCGGGCCTTTTGGGCCTGGGCCGGGGCATGCTTTCCTTTCCGACCCAAGCCGGTGCCCGGTTCAATAACAAATTCAGTTATTGTTTAGTGGACCGAGCTGCTTCATCAAAACCGTCTTCAATGGTTTTTGGTGATTTGGCAGTTTCGAGAGCGGCACGGTTCACTCCGTTGTTAAAGAACCCAAAGCTCGACACATTTTACTATGTCGAACTGTTGGGAATTAGTGTTGGCGGGGTGCTGGTTCGTGGAATTTCGGCTTCTTTGTTTCGGCTTGACCGGACCGGAAATGGTGGGGTAATTATTGACTCGGGCACCTCAGTGACTCGATTGACCCGACCCGCTTATGAGGCTTTGAGAGACGCTTTTCGGGTTGGGGCAGCCCGATTGAAACGGGCACCCGAATACTCGTTATTTGATACTTGCTTTGATCTTTCGGGGATGACGCAAGTGAAAGTTCCGACCGTAGTGCTACATTTTCGAGGTGCCGATGTGTCACTTCCAGCCGGGAATTACCTAATTCCGGTGGATGATAAGGGAACTTACTGTTTCGCGTTCGCTGGGACGATGAGCGGGTTATCCATAATTGGGAATATCCAGCAACAAGGGTTTCGGGTCGTGTTTGATTTGGCGGGTTCTCGGATCGGGTTTGCACCAAGAGGGTGCGCATAA
- the LOC107623670 gene encoding phosphatidylinositol 4-kinase gamma 4, protein MSSSGVTILSPVPRESLFTPNGFTPLHLSMDQESIFIYLSFSGSVTPMRVLPCDTIESVKLKIQRNEGLPSLKNKQRLVCGGRELARSNSLLKDYGITEGNVLHLVIRLSDLQTINVKTSCGKEFTFQVERCRDVGYVKQEIAKREKQLADPEQQEVVCNGEPLQDEKIIDEICSKHNDAVIHLFVRLKYAEVSTGLDELSVVATELNDAKHFDADEDGYRRKYDAGKEDAGKEHEPNEKTVPRTLGTNDLLEPIIVNPKVELDSEVWNMINATYDGLDHGNSPIRSAEGTGGAYFMLDSTGHKYVSVFKPIDEEPMAENNPRGLPLSLDGEGLKKGTRVGQGAFREVAAYILDHPITGHRSLFGDAKGFAGVPPTALVKCLHEGFNHPGDVTTKIGSLQMFIENNGSCEDMGPGAFPVKEVHKISVLDMRLANVDRHAGNILIGKDAENGQAVLIPIDHGYCLPTSFEDCTFEWLYWPQARQPYSPEVIDYINSLDAEQDIALLKFHGWDLPVECARVLRISTMLLKKGVERGMTPFAIGNLMCRESLNKESVIEGIVQEALDSVLPGTSEATYLEAVASIMDKHLDEICTSIS, encoded by the exons ATGTCATCTTCCGGTGTTACCATTCTTAGTCCTGTGCCAAGGGAGTCACTGTTTACTCCAAATGGGTTCACTCCACTGCACTTGTCTATGGACCAAGAGTCCATATTCATATACCTTTCCTTCTCGGGGTCTGTGACCCCGATGCGCGTGCTTCCCTGCGATACCATCGAGTCGGTAAAACTCAAAATCCAAAGGAATGAAGGTCTTCCTTCATTGAAAAACAAGCAGAGATTAGTTTGCGGCGGTCGAGAGCTTGCGCGGAGCAATTCGCTCCTCAAGGACTATGGGATTACAGAAGGGAATGTCTTGCATTTGGTGATCCGGCTCTCGGATTTGCAGACCATCAATGTGAAAACTTCTTGTGGCAAGGAGTTCACTTTTCAGGTGGAAAGATGCAGGGATGTTGGGTATGTCAAGCAAGAGATTGCGAAGAGGGAGAAACAGCTCGCTGATCCTGAACAGCAAGAAGTAGTGTGTAATGGGGAGCCACTCCAGGATGAGAAGATTATAGATGAGATATGCAGCAAACATAATGATGCGGTGATACATCTATTTGTTAGGTTGAAGTATGCAGAAGTTAGTACAGGACTCGACGAGTTGTCTGTTGTTGCGACGGAGTTGAATGATGCAAAACATTTCGACGCCGATGAGGATGGTTATAGGAGGAAATATGATGCTGGTAAAGAAGATGCAGGGAAGGAGCATGAACCAAATGAGAAAACTGTGCCAAGGACTCTTGGTACAAATGATCTTTTGGAGCCGATCATTGTTAACCCTAAAGTTGAGCTGGATTCTGAGGTTTGGAATATGATAAACGCTACATATGATGGATTAGATCATGGAAATAGTCCAATTAGATCTGCAGAGGGCACAGGAGGAGCTTATTTCATGCTTGATTCGACAGGGCACAAGTATGTATCTGTTTTTAAGCCTATTGATGAAGAGCCAATGGCTGAGAATAACCCTAGAGGTTTACCTTTGTCATTAGATGGTGAAGGCTTAAAGAAGGGTACTAGAGTCGGCCAAGGAGCATTCAGGGAGGTTGCAGCTTACATTTTGGACCATCCGATAACAGGGCACAGGTCGTTATTTGGCGATGCAAAGGGCTTTGCTGGGGTTCCACCTACTGCTTTGGTTAAGTGCTTGCATGAAGGATTTAACCATCCGGGTGACGTGACTACTAAGATCGGCTCCTTGCAAATGTTCATCGAGAATAATGGAAGCTGTGAGGATATGGGCCCCGGTGCTTTCCCCGTGAAGGAAGTGCATAAGATTTCCGTGTTGGACATGAGGCTGGCTAATGTAGATAGGCATGCCGGGAATATTTTGATCGGCAAGGATGCTGAAAATGGCCAAGCTGTTCTCATTCCAATTGATCATGGATACTGCTTGCCCACAAGT TTTGAGGATTGCACCTTTGAATGGTTGTATTGGCCGCAAGCTCGCCAGCCATACTCGCCGGAGGTTATTGACTATATAAACTCACTGGATGCTGAACAGGACATTGCCCTTTTGAAGTTCCATGGATGGGATCTTCCAGTTGAATGCGCCCGTGTTCTTCGGATCTCAACCATGCTTCTGAAGAAAGGAGTTGAGAGAGGAATGACCCCATTTGCCATTGGAAACTTGATGTGTAGAGAATCCTTGAACAAGGAATCAGTGATTGAAGGGATTGTGCAAGAAGCACTGGATTCTGTTCTTCCTGGCACAAGTGAAGCCACATATCTTGAAGCTGTTGCATCCATCATGGACAAGCACCTTGATGAGATATGCACTTCAATTTCTTAA